The following proteins come from a genomic window of Sorex araneus isolate mSorAra2 chromosome 1, mSorAra2.pri, whole genome shotgun sequence:
- the CCT5 gene encoding T-complex protein 1 subunit epsilon isoform X1, producing the protein MASVGTLAFDEYGRPFLIIKDQDRKSRLMGLEALKSHIMAAKAVANTMRTSLGPNGLDKMMVDKDGDVTVTNDGATILSMMDVDHQIAKLMVELSKSQDDEIGDGTTGVVVLAGALLEEAEQLLDRGIHPIRIADGYEQAARIAIEHLDQISDSVVVDLKDTEPLIQTAKTTLGSKVVNSCHRQMAEIAVNAVLTVADMQRRDVDFELIKVEGKVGGRLEDTKLIKGVIVDKDFSHPQMPKKVENAKIAILTCPFEPPKPKTKHKLDVTSVEDYKALQKYEKDKFQEMIQQIKDTGANLAICQWGFDDEANHLLLQNELPAVRWVGGPEIELIAIATGGRIVPRFSELTPEKLGFAGLVKEISFGTTKDKMLVIERCKNSRAVTIFIRGGNKMIIEEAKRSLHDALCVIRNLIRDNRVVYGGGAAEISCALAVSQAADKCPTLEQYAMRAFADALEVIPMALSENSGMNPIQTMTEVRARQVKEMNPALGIDCLHKGTNDMKQQHVIETLIGKKQQISLATQMVRMILKIDDIRKPGESEE; encoded by the exons ATGGCGTCCGTGGGCACCCTCGCCTTCGACGAGTATGGGCGCCCCTTCCTCATCATCAAGGACCAGGACCGCAAGTCCCGGCTCATGGGGCTGGAGGCGCTCAAG TCCCACATCATGGCAGCCAAGGCGGTCGCGAACACCATGAGGACCTCGCTGGGCCCGAACG GGCTGGATAAAATGATGGTGGACAAGGACGGCGACGTGACCGTGACCAACGACGGGGCCACCATCCTGAGCATGATGGACGTCGACCACCAGATCGCCAAGCTCATGGTCGAGCTGTCCAAGTCCCAGGACGACGAGATTGGGGACGGGACCACGGGGGTCGTCG TGCTGGCGGGGGCGCTGCTGGAGGAGGCCGAGCAGCTGCTGGACCGAGGCATCCACCCCATCCGCATCGCCGACGGCTACGAGCAGGCCGCCCGCATCGCCATCGAGCACCTGGACCAGATCAGCGACAGCGTGGTGGTGGACCTGAAGGACACAGAGCCCCTGATCCAGACGGCCAAGACCACGCTCGGCTCCAAGGT GGTGAACAGCTGCCACCGGCAGATGGCGGAGATCGCCGTGAACGCCGTCCTCACCGTGGCGGACATGCAGCGGCGAGACGTCGACTTCGAGCTCATCAAGGTGGAGGGCAAGGTGGGGGGGCGGCTGGAGGACACCAAGCTGATCAAGGGCGTCATCGTGGACAAGGACTTCAGCCACCCGCAGATGCCCAAG AAAGTGGAGAACGCCAAGATCGCCATCCTCACCTGCCCCTTCGAGCCGCCCAAGCCCAAGACCAAGCACAAGCTGGACGTGACATCCGTGGAGGACTACAAGGCCCTGCAGAAGTACGAGAAGGACAAGTTCCAGGAAATGATCCAGCAG ATCAAAGACACGGGCGCCAACCTGGCCATTTGCCAGTGGGGCTTTGACGACGAAGCGAACCACTTGCTTCTGCAGAACGAACTGCCCGCCGTCCGCTGGGTGGGAGGCCCCGAGATCGAG CTGATCGCCATCGCCACCGGGGGGCGCATCGTGCCTCGCTTCTCGGAGCTGACGCCTGAGAAGCTGGGCTTCGCGGGGCTGGTGAAGGAGATCTCCTTCGGGACCACCAAGGACAAGATGCTGGTCATTGAGCGCTGCAAGAACTCCAGGGCCGTGACCATCTTCATCAGGGGTGGCAACAAGATG ATCATCGAGGAGGCCAAGCGGTCCCTCCACGACGCGCTGTGCGTCATCCGGAACCTCATCCGCGACAACCGCGTGGTGTACGGCGGGGGCGCCGCTGAGATCTCCTGCGCCCTGGCGGTCAGCCAGGCGGCAGATAAG TGCCCCACGCTGGAGCAGTACGCCATGCGGGCCTTCGCCGACGCGCTGGAGGTCATCCCCATGGCCCTCTCGGAGAACAGCGGCATGAACCCCATCCAGACCATGACCGAGGTGCGCGCGCGGCAGGTGAAGGAGATGAACCCCGCCCTGGGCATCGACTGTCTGCACAAGGGCACCAACG ACATGAAGCAGCAGCACGTCATCGAAACCCTGATTGGCAAAAAGCAGCAGATCTCGCTGGCCACGCAGATGGTCAGGATGATCCTGAAGATCGACGACATCCGCAAGCCTGGCGAGTCTGAGGAGTAG
- the CCT5 gene encoding T-complex protein 1 subunit epsilon isoform X2, with protein sequence MAAKAVANTMRTSLGPNGLDKMMVDKDGDVTVTNDGATILSMMDVDHQIAKLMVELSKSQDDEIGDGTTGVVVLAGALLEEAEQLLDRGIHPIRIADGYEQAARIAIEHLDQISDSVVVDLKDTEPLIQTAKTTLGSKVVNSCHRQMAEIAVNAVLTVADMQRRDVDFELIKVEGKVGGRLEDTKLIKGVIVDKDFSHPQMPKKVENAKIAILTCPFEPPKPKTKHKLDVTSVEDYKALQKYEKDKFQEMIQQIKDTGANLAICQWGFDDEANHLLLQNELPAVRWVGGPEIELIAIATGGRIVPRFSELTPEKLGFAGLVKEISFGTTKDKMLVIERCKNSRAVTIFIRGGNKMIIEEAKRSLHDALCVIRNLIRDNRVVYGGGAAEISCALAVSQAADKCPTLEQYAMRAFADALEVIPMALSENSGMNPIQTMTEVRARQVKEMNPALGIDCLHKGTNDMKQQHVIETLIGKKQQISLATQMVRMILKIDDIRKPGESEE encoded by the exons ATGGCAGCCAAGGCGGTCGCGAACACCATGAGGACCTCGCTGGGCCCGAACG GGCTGGATAAAATGATGGTGGACAAGGACGGCGACGTGACCGTGACCAACGACGGGGCCACCATCCTGAGCATGATGGACGTCGACCACCAGATCGCCAAGCTCATGGTCGAGCTGTCCAAGTCCCAGGACGACGAGATTGGGGACGGGACCACGGGGGTCGTCG TGCTGGCGGGGGCGCTGCTGGAGGAGGCCGAGCAGCTGCTGGACCGAGGCATCCACCCCATCCGCATCGCCGACGGCTACGAGCAGGCCGCCCGCATCGCCATCGAGCACCTGGACCAGATCAGCGACAGCGTGGTGGTGGACCTGAAGGACACAGAGCCCCTGATCCAGACGGCCAAGACCACGCTCGGCTCCAAGGT GGTGAACAGCTGCCACCGGCAGATGGCGGAGATCGCCGTGAACGCCGTCCTCACCGTGGCGGACATGCAGCGGCGAGACGTCGACTTCGAGCTCATCAAGGTGGAGGGCAAGGTGGGGGGGCGGCTGGAGGACACCAAGCTGATCAAGGGCGTCATCGTGGACAAGGACTTCAGCCACCCGCAGATGCCCAAG AAAGTGGAGAACGCCAAGATCGCCATCCTCACCTGCCCCTTCGAGCCGCCCAAGCCCAAGACCAAGCACAAGCTGGACGTGACATCCGTGGAGGACTACAAGGCCCTGCAGAAGTACGAGAAGGACAAGTTCCAGGAAATGATCCAGCAG ATCAAAGACACGGGCGCCAACCTGGCCATTTGCCAGTGGGGCTTTGACGACGAAGCGAACCACTTGCTTCTGCAGAACGAACTGCCCGCCGTCCGCTGGGTGGGAGGCCCCGAGATCGAG CTGATCGCCATCGCCACCGGGGGGCGCATCGTGCCTCGCTTCTCGGAGCTGACGCCTGAGAAGCTGGGCTTCGCGGGGCTGGTGAAGGAGATCTCCTTCGGGACCACCAAGGACAAGATGCTGGTCATTGAGCGCTGCAAGAACTCCAGGGCCGTGACCATCTTCATCAGGGGTGGCAACAAGATG ATCATCGAGGAGGCCAAGCGGTCCCTCCACGACGCGCTGTGCGTCATCCGGAACCTCATCCGCGACAACCGCGTGGTGTACGGCGGGGGCGCCGCTGAGATCTCCTGCGCCCTGGCGGTCAGCCAGGCGGCAGATAAG TGCCCCACGCTGGAGCAGTACGCCATGCGGGCCTTCGCCGACGCGCTGGAGGTCATCCCCATGGCCCTCTCGGAGAACAGCGGCATGAACCCCATCCAGACCATGACCGAGGTGCGCGCGCGGCAGGTGAAGGAGATGAACCCCGCCCTGGGCATCGACTGTCTGCACAAGGGCACCAACG ACATGAAGCAGCAGCACGTCATCGAAACCCTGATTGGCAAAAAGCAGCAGATCTCGCTGGCCACGCAGATGGTCAGGATGATCCTGAAGATCGACGACATCCGCAAGCCTGGCGAGTCTGAGGAGTAG